The following are encoded together in the Thalassomonas haliotis genome:
- a CDS encoding glycosyltransferase, whose protein sequence is MLATSQHQLKLAIEAYEAAANQGVSQSPLRQQSVLAPANVTTADGVEKPGVTVSLTSYGRRVETVHLTLLSLLQQTYRADRLILWLAEDEFTLETLPRPLLALLECGVEIIFCPDLRSYKKLIPALARYPEDIIITFDDDIIYPQDQVERLIKAHEQDPGVVVCHRGHKALKTEDGSLLPYTDWHFDLPESQAQADVFPIGIGGVLYPVNSLHPEVMKESVFMTLCPNADDLWFKAMALKNGTLAKVLEDPMPYLDYLQIPDSQELSLWQSNSINNDVQLQAILTAYPELNF, encoded by the coding sequence TTGTTAGCAACAAGTCAGCATCAGTTAAAGCTGGCGATTGAAGCTTATGAGGCCGCAGCTAATCAAGGGGTTTCTCAAAGCCCGTTACGTCAGCAGAGCGTACTTGCGCCAGCTAATGTAACAACTGCTGATGGCGTGGAAAAACCGGGGGTCACTGTTTCACTCACCAGCTACGGCAGACGGGTTGAAACTGTTCATTTAACCCTGTTAAGTTTATTGCAGCAAACTTACCGGGCTGACCGTTTAATTTTGTGGTTAGCCGAAGATGAGTTTACCCTGGAAACCTTGCCCCGGCCTTTATTGGCCTTACTCGAATGTGGAGTTGAAATTATATTCTGCCCGGATCTTAGATCCTATAAAAAGCTTATTCCGGCGTTGGCACGTTATCCTGAGGATATTATTATTACCTTCGATGATGATATTATCTACCCTCAAGATCAGGTTGAACGCCTGATAAAGGCTCATGAACAAGATCCCGGTGTTGTTGTGTGTCACCGGGGGCATAAGGCACTTAAGACTGAGGATGGCAGCTTACTTCCTTACACTGACTGGCATTTTGACTTGCCTGAAAGTCAGGCGCAGGCGGATGTTTTTCCCATCGGCATAGGTGGCGTGTTATACCCCGTTAATAGTTTGCACCCTGAGGTGATGAAAGAAAGCGTATTTATGACGTTGTGCCCTAATGCCGATGATTTATGGTTCAAAGCGATGGCGCTTAAAAATGGCACTTTGGCGAAGGTGCTGGAGGATCCTATGCCATACCTGGATTATTTACAAATCCCTGACAGCCAAGAACTTTCTTTATGGCAGAGTAACAGTATCAACAATGATGTTCAGTTGCAGGCCATTTTAACTGCCTATCCTGAGCTGAACTTTTAG